A genomic stretch from Acidobacteriota bacterium includes:
- a CDS encoding M15 family metallopeptidase, with translation MSLAASGAAADSQGLTELEQRMADRGLVDVRSLDPTIACELKYTTAANFMGEDVYGDMEQCFLLKDAARRLAVASAELRKHYPELHLVVVDALRSRRVQRRMWALVKDTPQQPYVANPAGGSMHNYGAAVDITLADRQGNRLDMGTPLDHFGPLAQVRLEEKYRQSGDLSDEQLANRLVLRQVMVRAGFQQLAIEWWHYNAWDKHYVRKHFSIVESYWQ, from the coding sequence GTGAGTCTCGCTGCTAGCGGAGCCGCAGCCGACTCCCAGGGGCTGACGGAGCTCGAGCAAAGGATGGCGGACCGGGGGCTGGTGGACGTCCGGAGCCTCGATCCGACCATCGCCTGCGAGCTCAAATACACAACGGCAGCTAATTTCATGGGCGAGGACGTCTATGGCGACATGGAGCAATGCTTCCTGCTGAAGGACGCTGCCCGGCGTTTGGCGGTGGCCAGCGCCGAGCTACGGAAGCACTATCCGGAGCTCCATCTGGTAGTGGTGGACGCCCTCCGTAGCCGAAGGGTCCAGCGCCGCATGTGGGCCCTGGTGAAGGACACGCCCCAACAGCCTTACGTGGCCAACCCCGCCGGCGGCTCGATGCACAACTACGGGGCGGCGGTGGATATCACCCTCGCCGACCGCCAGGGCAACCGCCTCGACATGGGGACGCCGCTGGATCACTTCGGTCCCCTGGCCCAGGTGCGCCTGGAGGAGAAGTACCGCCAGAGCGGAGACCTCAGCGACGAGCAGCTGGCCAACCGGCTGGTGCTGCGGCAGGTGATGGTTCGGGCGGGCTTCCAGCAGCTGGCCATCGAATGGTGGCATTACAACGCCTGGGACAAACACTACGTGCGCAAGCATTTCTCCATCGTCGAGAGCTACTGGCAGTAG